In a single window of the Thiohalophilus sp. genome:
- a CDS encoding Na+/H+ antiporter subunit G — translation MAEYIISGLILIGAVFTFIGSLGLVRLKDFYTRLHGPTKATTLGVGSLLFASSIYFSRGDELSLHEILVTLFLFITAPVSAHLLAKAALHLQLRSLAKPPEEGNKQTK, via the coding sequence ATGGCCGAATACATTATCTCAGGATTGATTCTGATTGGCGCGGTGTTCACCTTCATCGGCTCACTGGGTCTGGTACGCCTGAAAGACTTCTACACCCGCCTGCACGGGCCCACCAAGGCCACCACCCTGGGGGTCGGCAGCCTGTTGTTCGCCTCGTCCATATACTTCAGCCGCGGCGACGAACTCAGCCTGCACGAGATACTGGTCACCCTGTTCCTGTTCATCACCGCCCCGGTCAGCGCCCACCTGCTCGCCAAAGCCGCCCTGCACCTGCAACTGCGCTCCCTCGCCAAACCGCCCGAAGAGGGTAACAAACAGACAAAATAA
- a CDS encoding K+/H+ antiporter subunit F, with amino-acid sequence MIEIVIPIAFTLVTLAVVLNFWRLLFGPDAPDRILALDTLYVNTIALLVLFGIYSASNIYFEAALLIALMGFVGTVALSKYLLRGDIIE; translated from the coding sequence ATGATCGAGATCGTCATCCCCATCGCCTTTACCCTGGTGACGCTGGCCGTGGTACTCAATTTCTGGCGACTGTTGTTCGGGCCGGATGCCCCGGATCGGATTCTGGCGCTGGATACCCTGTATGTGAACACCATTGCCTTGCTGGTGCTGTTCGGTATTTACTCTGCCAGCAACATCTACTTCGAAGCGGCGCTGCTGATCGCCCTGATGGGCTTTGTCGGCACGGTGGCGCTGAGTAAATACCTGTTGCGCGGCGACATTATCGAGTAA
- a CDS encoding Na+/H+ antiporter subunit E: MRQHLLPHPVLTLALTVIWLLLVNSFAPGQLLLGLLFGWAIPLFTRHFWPEKVRIARPLVLLRFLVIVLFDIIVANLIVAALILGRPKKLRPVFIELPLDLRNELAISMLANTITLTPGTVSAQLAEDHSHLLVHALHETDSEALVKKIKQRYEAPLKEVFEP, translated from the coding sequence ATGAGACAACATCTGCTACCCCATCCCGTGCTGACCCTGGCGCTGACAGTGATCTGGCTGTTGCTGGTCAACAGCTTTGCCCCCGGCCAGCTGCTGCTGGGATTGCTGTTCGGCTGGGCGATCCCGCTGTTTACCCGCCACTTCTGGCCGGAGAAGGTGCGCATTGCCCGGCCGCTGGTGCTGCTCAGATTCCTTGTCATCGTCCTGTTCGATATCATCGTGGCCAACCTGATCGTGGCGGCGCTGATTCTCGGCCGGCCGAAGAAACTGCGCCCCGTCTTTATCGAGCTGCCGCTGGATCTGCGCAATGAACTGGCCATCAGCATGCTGGCCAACACCATTACCCTGACACCGGGCACCGTGTCGGCACAACTTGCCGAAGATCACAGCCACCTGCTGGTCCACGCCCTGCATGAAACCGACAGCGAGGCGCTGGTGAAGAAGATCAAACAGCGTTATGAAGCGCCGTTGAAGGAGGTATTCGAACCATGA